The proteins below are encoded in one region of Hordeum vulgare subsp. vulgare chromosome 3H, MorexV3_pseudomolecules_assembly, whole genome shotgun sequence:
- the LOC123440716 gene encoding uncharacterized protein LOC123440716, which produces MEQAGGKGGHDSRLMRDLCTLLVTIIAPVAAASSTDTDTPRRPRGGMSPAGAASMLLGASMALMLCGSVTFAIGFLLMPWVAGVALLFGFAGVISTLSSGLLPSSSPASCKDKEQRLLMPAQGRLRGSAPPMSSVPDKLVAWR; this is translated from the coding sequence ATGGAGCAGGCCGGAGGCAAGGGCGGCCACGACTCGCGGCTGATGCGCGACCTCTGCACGCTGCTCGTCACCATCATCGCCCCCGTCGCGGCGGCGTCCTCGACGGACACGGACACGCCACGGAGGCCGCGCGGCGGCATGTCCCCGGCCGGCGCGGCGTCGATGCTGCTGGGCGCGTCGATGGCGCTGATGCTGTGCGGGTCCGTGACGTTCGCCATCGGCTTCCTCCTCATGCCGTGGGTCGCCGGCGTCGCGCTGCTCTTCGGCTTCGCGGGCGTCATCTCCACCCTCTCCTCcggcctcctcccctcctcctcgccggcctccTGCAAGGACAAGGAGCAACGGTTGCTGATGCCGGCGCAGGGGCGGCTCCGTGGCTCTGCCCCTCCGATGAGCTCTGTCCCGGATAAGCTCGTGGCGTGGCGTTGA